A portion of the uncultured Draconibacterium sp. genome contains these proteins:
- a CDS encoding DUF6340 family protein has product MKQFILWTLLLLSTAACTVYKDYPIEIYKPGEIAYSPEAKNVAIVYRNFKYSSDSLLHYYKDDFRLKKAQKDPENLDSILVSRCMNELAKNLKEKSNFEEIRIFPELFKPHTGDKLPALNMEMVEELATRTNTDLVISLETYSSFYSEYSSTAEMPTKSNEVITAAVWAVYNPVEKRLIERKTMIDTIFWNGYDAEGNYRRNAKLPPRITALKIASQMVGENYSKRFFASWQNVNRMYSVPPLPDFAAADELVQKGDWDQAIMLWKRYADDSNGKMAINARYNLALGYEMKDDFVTAEKWLNAAQQIATDYRSKDDLIMIIKYRQLLAKRKKDIVRLNQ; this is encoded by the coding sequence ATGAAGCAATTTATCTTATGGACTTTACTATTATTAAGCACAGCCGCGTGTACGGTTTATAAAGATTACCCGATAGAGATATATAAACCCGGAGAAATTGCGTATTCACCCGAAGCAAAAAATGTTGCAATAGTTTATCGCAACTTTAAATACAGTAGCGATTCGTTGCTGCACTATTACAAAGATGATTTTCGATTAAAAAAAGCCCAAAAAGATCCTGAAAACCTTGACAGTATTTTAGTGAGCAGATGTATGAATGAGTTGGCCAAAAATTTAAAAGAAAAAAGCAATTTTGAAGAAATAAGAATTTTCCCGGAATTATTTAAGCCTCACACTGGCGATAAGCTACCTGCTTTGAACATGGAAATGGTTGAAGAATTGGCGACAAGAACCAACACCGACCTCGTAATTTCGCTCGAAACGTATTCCAGTTTCTATTCAGAATATTCATCAACAGCCGAAATGCCAACAAAATCTAACGAAGTAATTACAGCAGCAGTTTGGGCAGTTTATAATCCTGTTGAAAAGCGACTTATTGAACGCAAAACCATGATTGATACCATTTTCTGGAATGGTTACGATGCCGAAGGAAATTACCGTAGAAATGCAAAATTGCCACCACGTATTACCGCGCTTAAAATTGCATCGCAAATGGTTGGAGAAAACTATTCGAAACGTTTCTTTGCCTCGTGGCAAAATGTTAATAGAATGTATTCTGTTCCACCACTACCCGATTTTGCAGCAGCCGATGAGTTGGTGCAAAAAGGAGACTGGGATCAGGCAATAATGCTTTGGAAACGTTATGCCGACGACAGCAATGGTAAAATGGCAATTAATGCACGTTACAACCTGGCACTGGGATACGAAATGAAAGACGATTTTGTAACAGCCGAAAAATGGTTAAACGCAGCTCAGCAAATTGCAACTGACTACCGAAGCAAAGACGATCTGATAATGATCATCAAATACAGACAACTCCTGGCAAAAAGAAAAAAGGATATTGTGCGACTAAACCAATAG
- a CDS encoding M28 family peptidase: protein MKNFVFAALVILMAACGPKFNKEITLDDIRENIEYLASDSLKGRKSGEQGDLLAAQYIAGKFEAAGLELLFDNGFQEFNLVTSAEIADGNQLLVNDTEYEVEKDFLPYAFSANTTVAADVVFAGFGIEVNRDSLKWNDFEGADVNGKWMLVLQGDPDLDNPNSPYLEFSSERAKALKASDKGAAGIIFVAGTRFSEADELSSLFFDKNSSRFSIPVLQVTRKVANEILKAKDQTVEKLEAKILEQNVGLNMEVLATVSATVNVGLKETTTRNVVAMLPGNDETLKDEYVVIGAHFDHLGKGGPGSGSRAIDTVAVHNGADDNASGVSAVIQLAEKLAGDNSNKRSVIFVAFGAEEMGLLGSKEFTMKSPVETDKMVAMFNFDMIGRLKEDNSLNIGGTKTAEETEDLLNELNPDFTLAFTGEGIGPSDHASFYLQDIPVIYISTGAHPDYHTPQDDAELINFEGAQKVMDYSAALVDDVVNRAEKLTYQEAGSKFQRSRGGRFKVTLGVMPDFAGVEKRGMRVDAVSKGKPAYAAGMKKGDIIIAIDGKKVGNIYEYMDRLQKLEAGATISVDILRDEKPTVLIVQL from the coding sequence ATGAAGAATTTCGTATTTGCTGCACTTGTAATTTTAATGGCGGCTTGCGGCCCCAAATTCAACAAAGAAATAACGCTTGATGATATTCGTGAAAATATCGAATACCTGGCTTCTGATTCGTTGAAAGGGCGCAAATCGGGCGAACAGGGCGATTTGCTGGCGGCACAATACATTGCCGGAAAATTTGAGGCGGCAGGTTTGGAGTTGTTGTTCGATAACGGTTTTCAGGAATTTAACCTCGTAACATCGGCCGAAATTGCTGATGGAAATCAATTACTGGTAAACGACACAGAATACGAAGTTGAAAAGGACTTTTTGCCTTATGCTTTTTCTGCTAATACAACTGTTGCTGCAGATGTTGTTTTTGCAGGTTTTGGAATTGAAGTAAATCGCGATTCGCTGAAATGGAATGATTTTGAAGGTGCTGATGTAAATGGAAAATGGATGTTGGTTTTACAGGGCGATCCGGATCTTGATAACCCAAACAGTCCTTATCTCGAGTTTTCGAGCGAACGCGCAAAAGCACTAAAAGCATCGGACAAAGGTGCTGCCGGAATTATTTTTGTAGCCGGTACGAGGTTCAGTGAAGCGGATGAATTGTCGTCATTGTTTTTTGATAAAAACAGCAGCAGGTTTTCAATTCCTGTACTCCAGGTTACCCGTAAAGTGGCCAACGAAATTCTAAAAGCCAAAGACCAGACTGTTGAGAAACTGGAAGCAAAAATACTTGAACAAAATGTCGGTTTAAATATGGAGGTTCTGGCAACGGTTAGCGCAACAGTAAATGTAGGTTTAAAAGAAACTACAACCCGTAATGTGGTTGCAATGCTACCCGGAAACGATGAAACATTAAAAGATGAATACGTGGTTATCGGAGCTCATTTTGATCATTTGGGAAAGGGAGGACCCGGTTCAGGATCGCGTGCCATCGATACCGTTGCTGTTCATAATGGTGCAGATGATAATGCATCGGGAGTTTCGGCGGTTATTCAACTGGCAGAAAAATTAGCCGGTGATAATAGCAATAAACGTAGTGTGATTTTTGTTGCCTTTGGTGCCGAAGAAATGGGGTTGCTGGGCTCGAAGGAGTTTACAATGAAATCACCGGTTGAAACAGATAAAATGGTGGCCATGTTTAATTTTGATATGATTGGCCGTTTAAAAGAAGATAATAGTTTAAATATCGGTGGAACGAAAACTGCTGAAGAAACCGAAGATTTGTTAAACGAATTGAATCCGGATTTTACGCTGGCATTTACAGGCGAAGGAATCGGGCCATCGGATCATGCGTCATTTTATCTGCAGGATATTCCCGTAATTTATATTTCTACAGGTGCTCACCCAGATTATCATACGCCGCAGGATGATGCGGAGTTGATTAATTTTGAAGGTGCACAAAAAGTAATGGATTATTCAGCCGCACTGGTTGACGATGTGGTAAACCGTGCTGAGAAATTAACGTATCAGGAAGCTGGTAGTAAATTTCAGCGCAGCAGGGGAGGACGTTTTAAAGTTACGCTTGGCGTAATGCCTGATTTTGCCGGTGTTGAAAAACGCGGAATGCGTGTTGACGCCGTTTCGAAAGGTAAACCGGCGTATGCAGCAGGAATGAAAAAAGGAGACATTATTATTGCTATCGACGGAAAAAAAGTGGGTAATATCTATGAATATATGGATCGTCTGCAAAAACTGGAAGCCGGTGCAACTATTTCTGTTGACATTTTGCGCGATGAGAAACCAACAGTTTTAATCGTTCAGCTTTAA
- the recN gene encoding DNA repair protein RecN: protein MLSRLSISNYALINKLQVNFHANLNTVTGETGAGKSIILGALSLILGNRADLSVLKEKDKKCIVEGQFEVSNYPVKHFFETNDLDYDASTILRREITPSGKSRAFINDTPVNLKVMRELGLQLIDIHSQHQNLELSNQKFQLNLVDSVAGAGEVLAKYKTQFSAYKNTKKELEKLQENAAQAQADLDYFQFQFTQLEEAKLEVSEQQDLESELEQLNHAEEIKTALTETVALLDSENFSVLQGVKDGHRALNKVTAYLKDAESFAERLESAAIELSDIHQELEMLAERVEFNPARIEEVNDRLNLLYSLQQKHHVSTVAELIDLRDDFDQKINKAVGYDDEIQALKNTLEKQKTELEMLAQALSKLRQKAFKKIESSVVGDLNQLGMTKAKLQVIHNYLQHFQPEGKDEISFLFSANPDSDPDEISKIASGGEMSRLMLAIKNLLRNSKALPTIIFDEIDTGVSGEIALKMGTIIKSFSANTQIINITHLPQIAAKGDSHFRVYKFEEKGKTFTSIKALSSEERVEELAKMVGGEKLTETTIKAAEELLRI, encoded by the coding sequence ATGCTGTCCAGATTATCCATTTCGAATTACGCACTGATAAATAAGTTGCAGGTTAATTTTCATGCCAATTTAAATACTGTTACAGGTGAAACAGGTGCCGGTAAATCTATTATTCTGGGAGCTTTAAGTTTGATTTTGGGTAATCGTGCGGATCTTTCGGTGCTGAAAGAAAAGGATAAAAAATGTATTGTTGAAGGGCAGTTTGAGGTAAGTAATTACCCTGTAAAACATTTTTTTGAAACGAATGATCTTGATTATGATGCGTCAACCATTTTACGAAGAGAAATTACACCTTCCGGAAAATCGCGGGCGTTTATAAACGACACTCCGGTTAACCTGAAAGTAATGCGTGAACTGGGATTGCAGTTAATCGATATACATTCACAACACCAAAACCTGGAGTTAAGCAACCAGAAATTTCAGTTGAATCTGGTTGATTCGGTAGCTGGAGCAGGAGAAGTTTTGGCAAAGTATAAAACCCAATTTTCAGCATATAAAAACACCAAAAAGGAGCTTGAAAAGTTGCAGGAAAATGCCGCGCAGGCACAGGCCGATCTGGATTATTTTCAGTTTCAGTTTACACAACTTGAAGAAGCCAAACTGGAGGTGTCAGAACAGCAAGATCTTGAATCGGAATTGGAGCAGTTGAATCACGCTGAAGAAATAAAAACCGCGCTTACAGAAACAGTTGCTTTATTGGATAGCGAAAACTTCTCGGTGTTACAAGGAGTAAAAGATGGCCATCGTGCACTAAACAAAGTTACCGCTTATTTGAAAGACGCTGAAAGTTTTGCCGAACGATTGGAAAGTGCAGCAATTGAATTGAGTGATATTCACCAGGAATTGGAAATGTTGGCTGAACGTGTTGAGTTTAATCCGGCACGCATTGAAGAAGTGAACGACCGACTGAATTTACTTTATTCGTTGCAGCAAAAACACCATGTTTCAACGGTGGCCGAATTAATTGATTTGCGCGATGATTTCGATCAGAAAATAAATAAGGCCGTAGGTTACGACGATGAGATTCAGGCCCTGAAAAATACATTGGAAAAGCAGAAAACTGAATTGGAAATGCTGGCTCAGGCTTTAAGTAAATTGCGGCAAAAGGCATTTAAAAAGATAGAAAGTTCGGTGGTTGGCGATTTAAACCAGTTAGGAATGACAAAGGCCAAATTGCAGGTTATACACAATTATTTGCAACATTTTCAGCCCGAAGGAAAAGACGAGATATCATTTTTATTTAGCGCGAATCCTGACTCTGACCCGGATGAAATTTCGAAGATTGCGTCGGGCGGTGAAATGTCACGACTGATGCTGGCTATTAAAAATCTGCTACGCAACTCAAAAGCACTGCCTACAATTATATTTGACGAAATTGATACCGGGGTGTCGGGCGAGATTGCATTGAAAATGGGAACAATCATAAAATCATTTTCAGCAAATACGCAGATAATAAATATTACCCATTTGCCACAAATTGCAGCCAAAGGCGATTCGCATTTCAGAGTTTATAAATTTGAGGAGAAAGGCAAAACTTTCACTTCTATAAAAGCGTTGAGTTCAGAGGAAAGAGTAGAAGAACTGGCTAAAATGGTAGGTGGCGAAAAATTGACAGAGACAACAATTAAAGCAGCAGAAGAGCTGTTGCGAATTTGA
- a CDS encoding YebC/PmpR family DNA-binding transcriptional regulator, producing the protein MGRAFEYRRAAKEKRWDKMSRVFPKLSKKITIAAKEGGPEADLNPALRTAIMNAKAQNMPKANIDAAIKRASGKDATAYIETTYEGKGPHGVLVFVEAATDNTTRTVANVKSYFNKAGGGQVPNGSLEFMFSRKAVFEFDMPEGMELEEIELELIDAGLDEIEENEGTYYAYGEYTSFSDMAHKFEELEINVKKAELQRIPTTPVEFTEEQMEEIEKMLDRMEEDEDVQAVYTNIA; encoded by the coding sequence ATGGGAAGAGCATTTGAATACCGGAGGGCAGCGAAGGAGAAACGCTGGGATAAAATGTCGCGAGTTTTTCCAAAACTTTCGAAGAAAATAACCATTGCAGCAAAAGAAGGTGGCCCTGAAGCGGATTTGAATCCTGCTTTACGTACTGCTATCATGAACGCCAAAGCGCAAAATATGCCAAAGGCGAATATTGATGCAGCCATTAAACGTGCGTCGGGAAAAGATGCAACGGCATACATTGAAACAACTTACGAAGGAAAAGGTCCGCACGGCGTTTTGGTTTTTGTTGAGGCAGCAACCGATAATACAACCCGTACTGTTGCTAACGTTAAAAGTTATTTCAATAAAGCCGGTGGTGGTCAGGTTCCCAATGGTTCGCTTGAATTTATGTTTTCAAGAAAAGCTGTTTTCGAGTTTGATATGCCGGAGGGAATGGAATTGGAAGAGATTGAGCTGGAGCTGATTGATGCCGGTTTGGATGAAATTGAGGAGAACGAAGGTACGTATTACGCTTATGGCGAATACACCAGCTTTAGCGATATGGCTCATAAATTCGAGGAGCTGGAAATTAACGTAAAGAAAGCCGAATTGCAACGTATTCCAACTACTCCGGTAGAATTTACCGAAGAACAAATGGAAGAAATTGAAAAGATGTTGGACAGAATGGAAGAGGACGAAGACGTTCAGGCCGTTTACACCAACATTGCATAA
- a CDS encoding DUF6340 family protein: protein MSIFKQTNYILLVSIVLLSYACSPTKRIMVEFPQKPKNEISQDIQSVLIVNRAVDNTYTDLKTDSLQRLFYKKDFKLDTTINDLTAADTTIKVIGELLFESGRFDYVIPENRFLRASKNAFFSNAMEWQKVKELCDLFQTDAIVAIDMFEMQVATDLEDGSLFDPMQGVFVSALGAQMAVVYNVLIRMYDPVQQKVIVREVFKDTLYWENTAFDVRTLFAEFTPVKQALTEAGIAVALDFSETVGTSWKSEYRLIFDKGSSALKEAAALTDDADWTKAIQAWESIVEKSGSKSEKSKALFNLATACEIQGDIDCAIKYALESYNTAFHPITYQYLEQLKNRKNQQKNNTK from the coding sequence ATGAGCATTTTTAAACAAACAAATTACATACTACTTGTTAGCATTGTTCTTTTGTCGTATGCTTGTAGCCCAACAAAGCGGATAATGGTTGAGTTTCCGCAAAAGCCAAAAAACGAAATTTCACAGGATATTCAAAGTGTGCTAATCGTAAATCGTGCAGTTGATAATACATATACCGATTTAAAAACTGATTCGCTGCAACGATTATTCTACAAAAAGGATTTTAAGCTCGATACCACAATAAATGATCTGACAGCTGCTGATACAACTATAAAAGTAATTGGTGAGTTACTTTTTGAATCAGGCAGGTTCGATTATGTAATACCTGAAAACAGGTTTCTACGTGCCTCTAAAAATGCTTTTTTCTCCAATGCAATGGAATGGCAGAAGGTTAAAGAACTCTGCGACCTTTTTCAAACCGATGCTATAGTTGCTATTGATATGTTTGAGATGCAAGTGGCTACCGACCTTGAAGATGGCTCGCTTTTCGACCCCATGCAGGGCGTTTTTGTATCGGCCCTCGGAGCACAAATGGCAGTAGTATACAACGTCCTAATTCGGATGTACGATCCTGTGCAACAGAAAGTTATTGTTCGCGAAGTCTTTAAGGACACTTTGTATTGGGAAAATACGGCTTTTGATGTAAGAACTCTTTTTGCCGAGTTTACACCGGTAAAACAAGCCCTAACAGAAGCAGGGATTGCTGTGGCCCTTGATTTTTCAGAAACTGTTGGTACAAGCTGGAAAAGCGAATACCGCCTAATATTCGACAAAGGAAGCTCAGCGTTAAAAGAAGCAGCTGCCCTTACCGACGATGCAGACTGGACAAAAGCCATACAAGCCTGGGAATCTATTGTTGAGAAATCAGGCTCGAAAAGTGAAAAAAGCAAGGCATTGTTCAATCTTGCAACTGCCTGCGAAATTCAAGGAGATATAGACTGTGCTATAAAGTACGCGCTCGAATCGTATAACACAGCTTTTCATCCTATCACTTATCAGTACCTCGAACAACTTAAGAACAGAAAAAACCAACAGAAAAACAACACAAAATGA
- a CDS encoding RNase adapter RapZ: MNTSEKNEIVQLFESHFNEKVERFELLPPSGSYRQYCRLGNEHRTIIGATNNDVKENTAFLSFSNHFYNKGIKVPKVYAVSSDLKKYLLEDLGNTTLFEYLTKTREEEGFSENIISVYKKVLQALPKIQIIAGKEMDYSVCYPREAFDKQSMMWDLNYFKYYFLKLAKIHFDEQALEDDFQLFSNYLLSASSNYFLYRDFQSRNVMLKDDDVYFIDYQGGRLGALQYDLASLLYDGKADIPESVRTQLYDFYISELKKYMKVDEEKFAAYFKGFVLIRIMQAMGAYGFRGFYEKKEHFLKSIPYALKNLEVLLADLKLPVDLPELTSVLKQLTHSEVLKEIGHEKSNLTVRITSFSYKKGYPEDPSGNGGGHVFDCRAINNPGRYEEYKKLSGKDMSVQEFLEQKSEIRLFIDAVKVLVDQSVKVYLDRGFTHLSLGFGCTGGQHRSVYSAEKIGEYLQNNYPVNVVVVHREQENWR, from the coding sequence TTGAATACTTCAGAAAAAAACGAAATAGTCCAACTCTTCGAGAGTCATTTTAACGAAAAAGTAGAACGTTTTGAATTGTTACCTCCGTCTGGATCGTACCGCCAGTATTGCCGTTTGGGAAATGAACACCGAACAATAATTGGTGCTACAAATAACGATGTAAAAGAGAATACGGCTTTCCTTTCATTCAGCAACCATTTTTATAATAAAGGAATAAAAGTGCCGAAAGTGTATGCTGTAAGCTCCGATTTGAAAAAGTATTTGCTGGAAGATCTGGGAAATACAACACTTTTCGAGTACCTGACTAAAACTCGTGAAGAGGAAGGATTTTCGGAAAATATAATTTCGGTGTATAAAAAGGTGCTTCAGGCACTGCCAAAAATCCAGATTATTGCCGGAAAAGAAATGGATTATTCGGTGTGTTATCCGCGCGAAGCATTCGATAAACAATCGATGATGTGGGATTTGAATTATTTCAAATACTATTTTCTGAAGTTGGCAAAAATACATTTCGATGAGCAGGCATTGGAGGATGATTTTCAGTTGTTCAGCAATTATCTGCTGAGTGCAAGTTCCAACTATTTTCTATATCGCGATTTTCAGTCGCGAAATGTGATGCTAAAAGACGATGATGTTTATTTTATTGACTACCAGGGCGGGCGTTTGGGAGCATTACAGTACGATTTGGCATCGTTACTTTACGATGGTAAAGCTGATATCCCGGAAAGTGTGCGTACTCAGCTTTACGACTTTTATATTTCGGAATTGAAGAAATACATGAAAGTAGATGAAGAGAAGTTTGCCGCTTACTTTAAAGGTTTTGTATTGATACGAATTATGCAGGCGATGGGAGCCTACGGTTTTCGTGGCTTTTACGAGAAAAAAGAACATTTCCTGAAAAGTATTCCTTACGCCCTGAAAAATCTGGAGGTATTACTTGCCGATTTGAAGTTGCCGGTTGATCTGCCGGAATTAACAAGTGTATTAAAACAACTTACTCACTCCGAAGTTTTAAAGGAAATTGGCCATGAAAAATCGAACCTGACCGTGCGAATCACCAGTTTCTCGTATAAAAAAGGTTATCCTGAAGATCCGTCGGGAAATGGTGGTGGTCATGTTTTTGATTGTCGTGCTATTAATAATCCCGGGCGTTACGAAGAGTACAAGAAATTAAGTGGCAAAGATATGTCGGTTCAGGAATTCCTGGAGCAAAAATCAGAGATCAGGCTTTTTATTGATGCGGTAAAAGTACTTGTCGATCAATCGGTAAAAGTATACCTCGATCGTGGTTTTACGCATCTTTCGCTTGGATTTGGTTGTACCGGAGGACAGCACCGATCAGTTTATTCGGCCGAGAAAATTGGAGAGTATTTGCAAAACAATTATCCTGTAAATGTTGTTGTAGTACATCGTGAACAGGAAAATTGGAGATGA
- a CDS encoding YdcF family protein, producing MRLLRKFFVLIGIFFFVCLAISLTEQPYWGFHWLGTSKSELKWEPKTIILLGGGGMPSQSNLMRSWYTEKAAKSFPKSKVIVAMPGLLSDSLSTPQLMKSELELRGVSAKRIIFEPKGTNTRSQALNCQRLVKMQDPILLVTSPEHMRRAVLAYKKVGFEKVNALPAFENAAEADFSFTDDELGGNTILVPDVGNNMNMRYQMWNHLKYEILIAREMVALTYYKLRGWI from the coding sequence TTGAGATTACTACGAAAATTCTTTGTATTGATTGGAATTTTCTTTTTCGTTTGCCTCGCCATTTCTTTAACCGAACAACCTTACTGGGGCTTCCACTGGCTGGGTACAAGCAAATCGGAATTAAAATGGGAACCCAAAACTATTATTTTGCTGGGCGGCGGCGGAATGCCAAGTCAAAGCAACCTGATGCGCAGCTGGTACACCGAAAAAGCAGCAAAATCATTTCCCAAATCAAAAGTAATTGTTGCCATGCCGGGTTTATTAAGCGACAGTTTAAGCACACCACAATTAATGAAATCGGAACTGGAACTGAGAGGTGTTTCTGCAAAACGAATAATTTTTGAGCCGAAAGGAACAAACACACGCTCGCAGGCATTGAATTGTCAGAGACTAGTAAAAATGCAGGATCCCATTTTATTGGTCACTTCTCCGGAACACATGCGCCGCGCTGTTTTAGCGTATAAAAAAGTTGGCTTTGAAAAAGTAAACGCCCTGCCTGCTTTTGAAAATGCTGCTGAAGCCGATTTTTCGTTTACCGACGATGAACTGGGCGGTAACACGATCCTAGTTCCCGATGTTGGCAACAACATGAATATGCGCTACCAAATGTGGAACCACTTAAAATATGAGATTCTGATTGCCCGCGAAATGGTAGCACTTACATACTACAAACTTCGGGGCTGGATTTAA
- a CDS encoding S1-like domain-containing RNA-binding protein, producing MAEIGKFNTLNIIRETDNGVYLDGGDHGEILMPRKYVSEEMKEQGTAEVFVYTDSEDRLVATTEKPLATVGEFARLEVKATAKFGAFLDWGLAKDLLVPFSEQRTKMQEGNSYWVYVYLDLLTNRVVASAKLHKFLDNTPPEYVKGQEVSLIITEETDLGFKAIVNLEHTGILYKNQVFRKLEIGSQTKGYIAKVRNDEKIDLLLEEPGYEKVDSISQKILAELEANNGFMAVSDKSSPEMIKAMFGISKKNFKKAIGGLYKKRLISFVSDGIKLLKS from the coding sequence ATGGCAGAAATAGGAAAATTTAATACCCTCAATATTATCCGGGAAACCGATAACGGGGTGTACCTTGATGGTGGAGATCACGGCGAAATTTTAATGCCTCGAAAATATGTTTCGGAAGAAATGAAAGAGCAGGGAACAGCCGAGGTTTTTGTTTATACCGATTCTGAAGATCGTTTGGTAGCCACAACCGAAAAACCATTGGCTACGGTTGGCGAATTTGCACGCCTGGAAGTAAAAGCAACGGCTAAATTTGGCGCATTTCTCGACTGGGGACTGGCTAAAGATTTGCTGGTGCCGTTTAGCGAACAACGAACTAAAATGCAGGAAGGAAACAGCTACTGGGTATATGTTTACCTTGATTTGTTAACAAACCGAGTGGTGGCATCGGCAAAGTTGCATAAGTTTCTGGATAATACTCCGCCGGAATATGTAAAAGGACAAGAAGTTAGCCTGATTATTACTGAAGAAACAGATTTGGGATTTAAGGCTATCGTAAATTTGGAACACACCGGCATTCTTTATAAAAACCAGGTTTTTAGGAAGCTTGAAATTGGTAGCCAGACAAAGGGCTACATTGCCAAAGTTAGAAATGATGAAAAAATAGATTTACTACTGGAAGAGCCGGGATACGAAAAAGTTGATTCGATTTCGCAGAAAATTTTGGCAGAATTGGAAGCAAACAATGGTTTTATGGCCGTCTCTGATAAGTCGTCGCCCGAAATGATAAAAGCAATGTTTGGAATTAGCAAAAAGAATTTTAAAAAAGCAATTGGCGGATTGTATAAAAAACGGTTGATTTCGTTTGTTTCAGATGGTATTAAACTGTTAAAAAGCTAA
- a CDS encoding DUF6340 family protein, producing the protein MKNRLVFLYGLFVVFLTTACNTLYNIKTIEIEIVEPSTMSISSKFKNIAIQYNNVNSSPNQYLNKYDEFGEQKTELENSDSIASHIYFENFIDEIKNQSFFDTVIKLTPRDYSTIRIVDTINYAPYFNNDSSAENTLSSEQINVLNSGYFLKNNTNPVHKKTDSLILNPRLGLYSPEQLQRIRNATGAEMLLSLDFFGASDSRYFDRRLEVASEQVTNWTQWSFYSLVEMKYVLAYSKLDTVSWMDFASNLNQARNVVPPRIDAIYNAAEISADNFAHNLVPHWIQVERMYYSSGHIELQQADELVANGKWIEAAELWKKQTKNENKNIVAKCMFNLGLACEMEGDLEAALAWVVESYHIFGAKNEMHAENCTDYIRLLSTRQADMKILDQQFGNQ; encoded by the coding sequence ATGAAAAACCGTCTCGTTTTTTTGTACGGCCTATTTGTTGTATTTCTTACCACGGCTTGTAATACGCTTTACAATATAAAAACAATAGAAATTGAGATTGTTGAACCGTCAACAATGAGCATTTCGTCAAAATTCAAAAATATTGCCATTCAATACAACAACGTTAATTCATCTCCTAACCAATATTTAAATAAATACGATGAATTCGGGGAACAAAAAACAGAGCTAGAAAATTCGGACAGTATCGCCTCGCATATTTATTTCGAGAACTTCATTGACGAAATAAAAAACCAATCATTTTTCGATACAGTAATTAAATTAACTCCGCGCGATTATTCGACTATACGTATTGTTGACACGATAAATTATGCCCCTTATTTTAACAATGATTCAAGCGCTGAAAATACCTTGTCATCAGAACAGATCAATGTATTAAATTCAGGCTATTTCCTGAAAAACAATACAAATCCCGTTCACAAAAAAACTGACTCGTTAATCTTAAATCCGCGTCTTGGTTTATATTCACCAGAACAACTGCAGCGTATCCGAAACGCTACGGGTGCCGAAATGTTACTTTCACTCGATTTCTTTGGAGCGTCAGATAGTAGATACTTCGACAGACGCCTTGAAGTTGCGTCAGAGCAAGTAACCAACTGGACGCAGTGGAGTTTTTACAGCCTGGTTGAAATGAAATATGTACTTGCCTATTCAAAACTAGATACTGTGAGTTGGATGGATTTTGCCTCCAACCTAAACCAGGCTCGTAACGTAGTTCCTCCGCGCATTGACGCTATTTATAATGCGGCAGAGATTTCTGCTGATAACTTTGCGCACAACCTTGTTCCGCACTGGATACAAGTTGAACGTATGTATTACTCCTCGGGACATATTGAATTGCAACAAGCCGATGAACTCGTAGCAAATGGGAAATGGATTGAAGCCGCAGAATTGTGGAAAAAACAAACCAAAAACGAGAATAAAAATATTGTTGCAAAATGTATGTTTAATCTGGGTCTGGCCTGCGAAATGGAAGGAGACCTTGAAGCTGCGTTGGCATGGGTAGTAGAATCATATCATATTTTTGGGGCTAAAAACGAAATGCATGCTGAAAATTGTACAGATTATATAAGGTTGTTAAGCACCCGACAAGCCGATATGAAAATTTTAGATCAACAATTTGGAAATCAGTAG